The following coding sequences are from one Lolium rigidum isolate FL_2022 chromosome 6, APGP_CSIRO_Lrig_0.1, whole genome shotgun sequence window:
- the LOC124664666 gene encoding pyruvate decarboxylase 1-like: MAAAVGSLPSPSSSPTTAPSIPANATLGRHLARRLAEVGARDVFTVPGDFNLTLLDELEAEQPSGGGVRLVGCCNELNAAYAADGYARAGRGVGACAVTFTVGGLSAINAVAGAFSENLPLVCVVGGPNSNDYGSNRVLHHTIGLPDFTQELRCFQNVTCYQAVVNNLEDAHEQIDTAISTALKESKPVYISISCNLPSIPHPTFSRHPVPFFLSPRLSNQMSLEAAVEAAAAFLNKSVKPVLVGGPKMRVAKACKSFVEMADASSYPIAVMPSAKGLVPEHHSRFIGTYWGAVSTPFCAEIVESADAYLFAGPIFNDYSSVGYSLLIKKEKAIIVQPDRVVIGNGPAFGCILMKDFFHALASRLKKNTTAYENYSRIFVPQGEPVSSDPGEPLRVNVLFKHVQKMLSGNSAVIAETGDSWFNCQKLKLPEGCGYEFQMQYGSIGWSVGATLGYAQAAKDKRVISFIGDGSFQVTAQEVSTMIRWAQNNIIFLINNGGYTIEVEIHDGPYNIIKNWNYTGVVEAFHNGEGKCYTAKVRTEEELKKAIEASLGPNKDCLCFIEVIVHKDDTSKELLEWGSRVSAANSRPPNPQ; the protein is encoded by the exons ATGGCCGCCGCAGTCGGCTCGCTGCCGTCTCCGTCCTCCTCCCCCACCACCGCTCCCTCCATCCCAGCCAACGCCACGCTGGGTCGCCACCTGGCGCGGCGCCTGGCGGAGGTGGGCGCCCGGGACGTCTTCACGGTCCCCGGCGACTTCAACCTCACGCTCCTCGACGAGCTCGAGGCCGAGCAGCCCtcgggcggcggcgtgcggctcgTCGGGTGCTGCAACGAGCTCAACgccgcgtacgccgccgacgggtACGCGCGCGCGGGCCGCGGGGTGGGCGCCTGCGCGGTCACCTTCACCGTCGGCGGGCTCAGCGCCATCAACGCCGTCGCCGGCGCCTTCAGCGAGAACCTGCCCCTCGTCTGCGTCGTCGGGGGACCCAACAGCAACGACTACGGCAGCAACCGGGTCCTGCACCACACCATCGGCCTGCCAGATTTCACCCAGGAGCTGCGCTGCTTCCAGAACGTCACCTGCTACCAG GCAGTGGTGaacaacttggaggatgcacatgAACAGATTgacactgccatctccaccgcactgAAGGAGAGCAAGCCAGTTTACATCAGCATCAGCTGCAACCTCCCCTCGATCCCGCATCCTACCTTTAGCCGCCATCCTGTCCCTTTCTTTCTGTCCCCAAG ATTGTCAAACCAGATGAGCCTTGAAGCAGCAGTGGAAGCCGCTGCGGCTTTCTTGAACAAATCAGTCAAGCCGGTCCTTGTCGGTGGACCGAAAATGAGGGTGGCCAAAGCATGTAAATCTTTTGTAGAGATGGCCGACGCGAGCAGTTATCCCATTGCAGTGATGCCTTCTGCAAAGGGGCTTGTGCCAGAGCACCACTCCAGATTTATCGGCACTTACTGGGGTGCTGTGAGCACTCCATTTTGTGCTGAGATCGTGGAGTCAGCAGATGCCTATCTGTTTGCTGGGCCGATATTTAACGACTACAGCTCTGTTGGATACTCACTTCTCATCAAGAAGGAGAAGGCGATCATTGTCCAACCAGACCGAGTGGTGATTGGAAATGGGCCTGCATTTGGGTGTATTCTGATGAAAGACTTCTTCCATGCACTTGCAAGCCGGCTTAAGAAGAACACGACTGCGTAcgagaactactcacgcatttTTGTGCCCCAGGGTGAACCTGTTTCGTCTGATCCTGGAGAGCCTTTGAGAGTAAATGTGCTTTTCAAGCATGTTCAGAAAATGTTGTCTGGCAACTCAGCTGTGATTGCAGAGACTGGGGACTCATGGTTTAACTGCCAGAAGCTGAAACTACCAGAAGGCTGTGG GTACGAATTTCAGATGCAATATGGATCAATTGGTTGGTCGGTGGGTGCAACTCTAGGATATGCGCAGGCTGCTAAGGATAAGCGTGTCATTTCCTTCATAGGTGATGGCAGCTTTCAG GTGACGGCACAAGAGGTGTCGACGATGATCCGGTGGGCGCAGAACAACATCATCTTTCTCATAAACAATGGCGGCTACACCATCGAGGTGGAGATCCATGACGGTCCTtacaacatcatcaaaaactggaACTACACTGGCGTGGTGGAAGCATTCCATAACGGCGAGGGCAAGTGCTATACTGCAAAG GTCCGAACAGAGGAGGAACTGAAGAAGGCCATTGAGGCATCTCTAGGACCTAACAAGGATTGCTTGTGCTTTATAGAGGTAATTGTACACAAGGATGACACTAGTAAGGAGCTTCTTGAGTGGGGCTCTAGAGTTTCCGCAGCGAACAGCCGCCCACCAAATCCTCAGTGA